From one Rhodamnia argentea isolate NSW1041297 chromosome 1, ASM2092103v1, whole genome shotgun sequence genomic stretch:
- the LOC125314867 gene encoding serine/threonine-protein kinase CDG1-like, which yields MFTRGIFRCAFFVDNPTSVLEWHRRHAIAIGTAKGLRFLHEECRGGPIIHRDVRPSNILLTHEFVPMLGDFRLAKWKTSDDPEHTRILGTLGYLALEYAENGTVSIRTDVYAFGMVLLELISGRKVVDPKRDEPYQSLRQWAEPLLDNI from the exons ATGTTCACCCGAGGAATCTTCAGATGTGCCTTTTTCGTAGACAATCCAACAAGTGTCTTAGAGTGGCACCGGAGACACGCGATAGCCATCGGAACGGCAAAAGGTCTGCGCTTTCTACACGAAGAGTGCCGCGGAGGCCCGATAATCCATCGCGACGTGCGACCTAGTAACATATTGCTCACGCACGAGTTCGTGCCCATG CTAGGAGACTTTCGCCTAGCTAAGTGGAAAACAAGTGATGATCCAGAGCACACCAGGATTCTTGGAACTTTAGG GTACTTGGCACTAGAATATGCAGAGAATGGTACGGTTTCGATAAGAACAGATGTGTATGCATTTGGGATGGTTCTCTTAGAACTCATATCCGGGCGCAAGGTAGTTGACCCTAAGAGGGACGAGCCATATCAGTCTCTGAGACAGTGG GCGGAGCCACTCCTCGATAATATTTAA
- the LOC125314870 gene encoding disease resistance protein RPM1-like: MNSMRLKQKLKDFLQQRRYVVVLDDVWNLEALEGIKNALPNNSFCSRIIITTRKADIATVSSHHQKFILILKECEGLPLAIVAIGGLLFANDVQEWEMITRSLAAELESDGRMKIFGKILSLSYNDLHDNLKSRFLYLGVFPEDHVIECSRLIRLWIAEGFVEEREGMTQEEVAERYLKELINRSLVQNANTASDGRLRRCRVHDLTRESILSKLRDENFVSFASEQRKELHETVRRLSVQYTGNIVLNQLSLPRLRSLLIFELGKSTSSDEQFFPSNSKLLKVLDLGGSSLDIPPTNTSSVPLETLVSELPVEITKLKKLQYLVVYRDSEPTFPLSFGLRKGISAPEGMGALKSLQKLCCVKAGGGRGKNIMQELGELSQLTRLGVTELKTDNAKELCHSLEKMTKLRSLEVTAESESEVIDLDLLSSPPLLLRSLYIEGCLKKVPHWLPLLNNLTRLRLGWSRSKSSPLIALQNLPNLLVLELINNAFDGETLVFGDGGFPKLKELALVCLENLRFVSMNGQAMPCLQSLVIAGCRHLDWQSLLVVIRDLSNLEELQFYEMPEEFALAFYPNSRSRTREGIGQECYEEVMGRNPEVRFFWEKGDRWEKHDLSLDSYNVIQDRVTR; encoded by the exons ATGAACAGCATGAGGCTCAAGCAGAAACTGAAAGACTTTCTGCAGCAAAGAAGGTACGTCGTTGTTCTAGATGATGTATGGAACTTGGAAGCACTAGAAGGTATAAAAAATGCATTGCCTAATAACAGCTTCTGTAGCCGAATAATAATCACTACTCGCAAAGCTGACATTGCTACTGTCTCATCCCACCATCAAAAGTTTATTCTC ATTTTAAAAGAATGCGAGGGTTTACCTCTTGCCATAGTGGCAATTGGTGGTCTTCTCTTTGCAAATGATGTCCAAGAATGGGAGATGATTACTCGCAGCCTTGCTGCAGAACTAGAAAGCGATGGCAGGATGAAAATTTTCGGGAAAATTCTCAGCTTGAGCTACAATGATTTGCATGATAACTTGAAAAGCCGCTTTTTGTACTTGGGAGTATTTCCAGAGGATCATGTGATTGAGTGTAGTAGACTCATCCGTCTGTGGATTGCAGAAGGATTTGTTGAGGAAAGAGAAGGGATGACACAAGAGGAGGTTGCTGAAAGATACCTGAAGGAGCTTATAAACAGGAGTTTGGTGCAAAATGCAAACACAGCTTCAGACGGAAGGCTAAGGCGTTGTAGGGTACATGACCTAACGCGTGAAAGCATCCTTTCTAAGTTAAGGGATGAAAACTTTGTTTCGTTCGCATCTGAGCAGAGAAAAGAATTGCACGAAACAGTGCGGCGTCTGTCAGTCCAATACACCGGCAACATCGTACTGAACCAGCTAAGCCTCCCCCGCCTACGCTCTCTGCTCATTTTTGAGTTAGGGAAATCGACTAGCTCTGATGAGCAATTCTTCCCAAGTAACTCTAAGCTGCTGAAGGTGTTAGATCTGGGAGGCTCATCCCTTGACATTCCCCCGACAAATACCAGTTCTGTTCCACTTGAA ACGTTGGTCTCTGAGCTGCCTGTGGAGATAACCAAGCTCAAGAAATTACAGTATCTAGTGGTGTACCGTGATTCAGAGCCCACATTTCCTCTATCCTTCGGTCTTAGAAAGGGAATTTCGGCTCCCGAGGGCATGGGAGCGCTAAAATCACTGCAAAAACTGTGCTGTGTGAAAGCTGGAGGTGGTCGGGGCAAGAATATTATGCAAGAGCTGGGAGAGCTAAGTCAGCTAACGAGGCTGGGCGTAACGGAGTTGAAGACAGACAATGCAAAGGAACTATGCCACTCCCTCGAGAAGATGACCAAGCTTCGATCGCTAGAAGTGACTGCAGAAAGTGAGTCTGAAGTTATTGATTTGGATCTTCTGTCTTCACCTCCCCTGCTTCTTCGGTCTCTATATATCGAAGGATGTCTAAAGAAGGTGCCTCATTGGCTTCCTCTGCTGAACAATCTGACCAGATTGCGTTTGGGATGGAGCAGATCGAAATCGAGCCCCCTAATTGCTCTCCAGAATTTGCCCAATCTTTTGGTGCTTGAGCTAATTAATAATGCCTTTGATGGGGAAACATTGGTTTTTGGAGATGGAGGGTTCCCAAAGCTCAAGGAATTAGCCCTCGTCTGTCTGGAAAACCTGAGATTTGTGTCGATGAATGGTCAGGCAATGCCTTGCCTACAGAGTCTCGTCATTGCCGGATGCAGGCACTTGGACTGGCAATCGTTACTGGTTGTCATCCGCGACCTCTCGAACCTCGAGGAGCTCCAATTCTATGAGATGCCAGAAGAATTTGCTCTTGCGTTCTATCCGAACAGCAGAAGCAGAACGAGGGAGGGTATTGGGCAAGAGTGCTATGAGGAGGTGATGGGACGTAACCCAGAAGTTCGCTTCTTCTGGGAGAAAGGGGATCGCTGGGAGAAACATGATCTCAGCCTCGATTCCTATAATGTCATCCAGGACAGGGTGACGAGATGA
- the LOC125314871 gene encoding disease resistance protein RPM1-like gives MAESAVSFLLGKLSTLVEKEAKLLKGLRGEIVLIRDEFEHMKAFLERAESLQEDYPELKVRVKQVREVAYDVEDILDEFTLNLATDHGHGFRKCFHKIKSSIQNLKARHHISSKIDDIKSRVRSIAEGYQRHNLKPYDAEQSASASSRGTSWHDLREDIFLVEEGELVGIDQPREKLIRWLVGGEPGLEVMSILGMGGSGKTTLAKRVYDDRQVKAYFQSHAWISVSQTHNIQSILRDIIAQLHKEIQQPVPQGLESMNITSLKQIVQDFLQQKRYVIDLDDVWKLQALDSIKNALPNSSFCSRIIITTRKADIATVSSHPSKVYTRMPLSPEESWSLFCKKAFRGKPCPPHLEHLSVQILRKCEGLPLAIVAIGGLLFAKDDQEWEMIARSLAAELETDDRMQIFGKILSLSYSDLPAHLKSCFLYLGVFPEDQVIRCRRLYRLWIAEGFVEEREGMTQDEVAERHLKQLINRSLVQIAETRGGRLKRCRVHDLMRESILSRLRDEDFVSFASGQKKELHERVRRLSVQSTNNNALNQLNLPRLRSLLVFEFGESSTTDEQLVPSGSKLLRVLDLEGSSLHNFPRQIPVLFHLKYLSLRGTKVRIIPSSIGKLQSLETLDLRQTLVSELPVEITKLKKLQNLLVYRDSELTFPLPFGPRKGISAPEGMGALKSLQKLCYVKAGGGRSKNILQELGELSQLTSLGVTELKTDDAKELCHSLEKMTNLRSLYVTAESESEVIDLDILSSPPLLLRGLYMEGCLKELPHWVPLLNKLTGLRLGWSRLKSSPLIALQNLPNLVDLYLHNAFDGETLVFGDGGFPKLKKLHFEDLENLSFVLMNDQAMPCLESLSIVGCRHLDWQSLLVVIRSLANLKDLKFFGMPEEFALAFYPQSSSGMREGVVQECYEEVMERNPRVSFIWQIEGHWEMHDLSIQSYNVIKGRAMSRDEVLPQVS, from the coding sequence ATGGCAGAATCCGCAGTTTCTTTTCTGCTTGGGAAGCTTTCTACGCTCGTCGAGAAAGAGGCGAAACTATTGAAAGGGCTACGTGGAGAAATCGTACTCATCAGAGATGAATTTGAGCACATGAAGGCCTTCTTAGAACGTGCCGAGTCGTTGCAAGAAGATTATCCTGAGTTGAAGGTACGGGTGAAACAAGTCAGAGAGGTTGCATACGATGTGGAGGATATTCTGGATGAATTCACGCTCAACTTGGCAACAGATCATGGACATGGGTTCAGGAAGTGCTTTCACAAGATCAAGTCATCCATACAGAACTTGAAAGCACGCCATCATATCTCCTCCAAGATAGATGATATCAAGTCAAGAGTCCGCAGCATCGCCGAAGGGTATCAGCGACACAATTTGAAACCATATGACGCAGAGCAAAGTGCGAGCGCATCCAGCAGAGGCACCTCATGGCACGATCTCAGGGAGGACATTTTTCTTGTCGAGGAAGGTGAACTGGTGGGGATTGACCAGCCGAGAGAAAAGCTTATTAGATGGCTTGTTGGTGGAGAACCCGGACTTGAAGTTATGTCGATCTTAGGGATGGGGGGTTCAGGGAAGACCACTCTGGCAAAAAGAGTCTACGACGATCGCCAAGTGAAAGCCTACTTCCAAAGCCATGCATGGATCAGTGTCTCCCAGACTCATAATATTCAGAGTATCTTGAGGGACATAATTGCACAACTACATAAAGAAATTCAGCAGCCGGTTCCTCAAGGATTAGAATCCATGAATATCACGAGCCTCAAGCAGATAGTGCAAGACTTTCTGCAGCAAAAGAGGTACGTCATTGATCTCGATGATGTATGGAAGTTGCAAGCACTAGATAGTATAAAAAATGCATTGCCTAATAGCAGCTTCTGTAGCCGAATAATAATCACTACTCGCAAAGCTGACATTGCTACTGTCTCATCCCACCCATCAAAAGTTTATACCCGTATGCCCTTATCTCCAGAAGAATCATGGTCCTTATTCTGCAAGAAAGCCTTCCGTGGGAAGCCGTGTCCTCCTCACCTAGAGCACCTTTCTGtacagattttgagaaaatgtgagggtttGCCCCTGGCCATAGTGGCAATTGGTGGCCTTCTCTTTGCAAAAGATGACCAAGAATGGGAGATGATTGCCCGCAGCCTTGCTGCAGAACTAGAAACCGATGACAGGATGCAAATTTTCGGGAAAATTCTCAGCTTGAGCTACAGTGATTTGCCTGCTCACTTGAAAAGCTGCTTTTTGTACTTGGGAGTATTTCCAGAGGATCAAGTGATTCGGTGTAGGAGACTCTACCGTCTGTGGATTGCAGAAGGATTTGTTGAGGAAAGAGAAGGGATGACACAAGACGAGGTTGCTGAAAGACACCTGAAGCAGCTTATAAACAGGAGTTTGGTGCAAATCGCAGAAACAAGAGGTGGAAGGCTAAAACGTTGTAGGGTACATGACCTAATGCGTGAAAGCATCCTTTCTAGGTTAAGGGATGAAGACTTTGTTTCATTCGCATCTGGGCAGAAAAAAGAATTGCACGAAAGAGTGCGGCGTCTGTCAGTCCAGTCCACCAACAACAATGCACTAAACCAGCTAAATCTCCCCCGCCTACGCTCTCTGCTCGTTTTTGAGTTTGGAGAATCGTCAACCACAGATGAGCAACTCGTCCCAAGTGGCTCTAAGCTGCTGAGGGTGTTAGATCTGGAAGGCTCGTCCCTTCACAACTTCCCCAGACAAATACCAGTCCTGTTCCACTTGAAGTATCTAAGTTTGAGAGGGACCAAAGTGCGCATCATTCCTAGTTCAATCGGGAAACTCCAAAGTCTGGAGACTCTGGATCTTAGACAGACGTTGGTCTCGGAGCTGCCTGTGGAGATAACCAAGCTCAAGAAATTACAGAATCTGTTGGTGTACCGTGATTCAGAGCTCACATTTCCTCTACCCTTCGGTCCTAGAAAGGGAATTTCGGCTCCCGAGGGCATGGGAGCGCTAAAATCACTGCAAAAACTGTGCTATGTGAAAGCTGGAGGTGGTCGGAGCAAGAATATTTTGCAAGAGCTGGGAGAGCTAAGTCAGCTAACGAGTCTGGGCGTAACGGAGTTGAAGACAGACGATGCAAAGGAACTATGCCACTCCCTCGAGAAGATGACCAATCTTCGATCGCTATATGTGACTGCAGAAAGTGAGTCTGAAGTTATCGATTTGGATATTCTGTCTTCACCTCCCCTGCTCCTGCGGGGTCTATATATGGAAGGATGTCTAAAGGAGCTGCCTCATTGGGTACCTCTGCTGAACAAACTGACCGGATTGCGTTTGGGATGGAGCAGACTGAAATCGAGCCCCCTAATTGCCCTCCAGAATTTGCCCAATCTGGTGGATCTTTATCTACATAATGCCTTTGATGGGGAAACATTGGTTTTTGGAGATGGAGGGTTCCCAAAACTGAAGAAGTTGCACTTTGAAGATCTGGAAAATCTGAGCTTTGTGTTGATGAATGATCAGGCAATGCCTTGCCTTGAGAGTCTCTCCATTGTCGGATGCCGGCACTTGGACTGGCAATCATTACTGGTTGTTATCCGCAGCCTCGCGAACCTCAAGGATCTCAAATTCTTTGGGATGCCAGAAGAATTTGCTCTTGCGTTCTATCCGCAAAGCAGTAGCGGAATGAGGGAGGGTGTTGTGCAAGAGTGCTATGAGGAGGTGATGGAACGTAACCCGAGAGTCTCCTTTATCTGGCAGATAGAGGGTCACTGGGAGATGCATGATCTTAGCATCCAATCCTACAATGTCATCAAGGGTAGGGCGATGAGCCGCGATGAGGTTCTGCCTCAAGTTTCGTAG